From Triticum aestivum cultivar Chinese Spring chromosome 7B, IWGSC CS RefSeq v2.1, whole genome shotgun sequence:
GGCCAGCGCGCATGTCATCACCTGCCTGCCTCCAGAATCGACGATCGTAAGTCTGTAGGTAGTATATATCTGGATATTAGCTGATGGAGTTGGAGCACTTGGACGGTCCTTTTCGTTTGTTTTCCAAGGAGGAAGTCGCGCGAATTCCTGCGTCAAATTATGCTACAGGTGCTCATGCACTGCCAGACTTCCCCCCGGTTCAACTTTCATCGTGAACACCTGACTCCACCATGACGGTGCCATTGCCATGCATCAAGAGGAATAGACCAGCGTGCCTGCCTCTCCACCTTCTCCCATGACTTTCCATCGTGCTCTCAGGAAAAGGACTGCCCAAGAACGCCGCACCACATGGCATCCTAATCTTGTTACGGAAGCCCTGTGCTCTCTTCTCTCtctacatgcatgcatgtggaaaATCCGTGACATTATATCCACGTAGACGTAGTACACCTCAGTAATGGGTGTGGTCTACTGCGACCAACCATTTGTCATCGCCCTCCTCTGTGCAAGTCAACTGTTCAAAACAAATTGCCGAGGCTGTAGCCAAGATGTGGTGCGTCCCCCGGTACCAAAATTTATAAAAGActaacagtttgtctaattcacatctagatgttttttaaggatgtcacgtctaagctcccacaaatatataatgcatcaacaaaaaacaaaaaaaaacttgaaaaaaaaaatagaccacaatcAGAGTGAAaatcagcttagatgtgacataactatgccacatctagatgtgtcctagacagacccacaAAGACTAAAATGTTTAGCAAAACAATGTCGTGTGTTctacaaaaggaaaaaaaacagatgAGTGTACGCTGTGAATTACTCGCAGCAAAAATTTCCACTTTGTAGAGAGTAACTGGGCGCAGAGACGATGCTCGCCGATTTAACGCTGAATTTTGTTCCCAGACGCTGTTTTTCTCTGATAGTAGGAGTATAGAACAAGAAAAAACTGAACAAGTGCTGGTACAGAGAGAGCACCAATCCTGCCTGCCAATGTGCCGGAAAGCCCTATCACTGCCCAGGGTGGGTATGGCTGCTGATCTACTGGGGTTTTCTTCTTCTAGCAAGTCCAGCCATCACGCTGTGGTGGTTCAACAAGCGTGATGTCACGGCCTCGTCACATTGCCGCGTCATGCTAGGCTGCTAGCTTGCCCTTTCGTCTCGAGCTTGTGGGACGAAGCGCCACAGATCGACTGCAATATCGAGCTCCTTTTGCTTGTGGAACCTGTAGGTCCGAGGTAGATCATAGCGCAGCTGTAACAAGGAGAAAAAGGAGCACGTTGCAGGTATTACCACAGCAGGTGCGAAACAAAAGACATGGTTTGGGCCCAGAATCCTGAATGCAGAATAACCTTCCCATGAAAAACAAAAAGTACTTCTCTATCCTGGTTTTAAGCAAGACAAGAAAGGCTGGCTCATAGTGTATTTTCTCTGTTCAAATGACATTACCTCACACAGAACTTCAGCACTGACTGCGTTGCAATTACGCAGGGCTGCCTTCTTGATGTACTAAAAGATCAGAAGCACGAAAAGGAAGTGAACACTAGATGAACATTTCTTCCACATGAATGTACAAAATGAAAAACATATAAATATTGACTATGGTTAGGTTCATCGTGTGTAGAATGGAGTAATTCCTTTTGGAGGTACAGTGTTCTCTACAAAGAAGGCACTAAAGATTTGCACGGCAGAAAAACTTACTTCTCGTGTGGAAGTCTTGTGTAGAGAATAGACAGCTTGAGATGCAACCTGTGAATAATAAACAGATATTAAAGACTTACTACAACACTAGAACATCTTTCATTAACAGTAAACTGTTGCTCTGACAACCTTCAAGCCCATAGAAAGGAATTCCATGTCGGCTCCTTTTCTTTTTGTCCCAAAGGGAGGATTCATGACAACAGTATCAACAAGAAGGCCTGCACCGTATCTCTTATAAGGAACTCAAAAGGTCATGGGTGCTTTTCAATGTTAAAAGCATCTGTATATGAGAACCAATGTAATTCATTTCACAAGAACCATATTTTACATGTGTTCCTTTTGGTAGCAAGATTATATTTCATCTACTTTCCTCACAAAAAAACATCATCTACTTTCTTTTACCTGCACAAGCTACACGAAATACTAATAATGGGAAGTGATCCTACCAGCTTAGAAAGGATGTTCAGCTAGGATACATTGGTAACAAAATGATGTCCTAGACATTATTTACTTATGTATTGAATATACAAAAAGGGCAGTAGAGAAGAATGATGCTGAAAAGAACTTCCACAATGGTAACAGAAAATAGTGTATGACAACCAATAGATCACTGAAGTTTCGATGAGCCTATACAAAATATGTTACCACTGAAGAAAAATACCTTTTAAATTTAAGTTCTTTATGTCACACTGAATTAAGTCGATATCCAGCTGCATAACAAAACATTTAATGAAAAGAAACATGTCATTCACATGTTAAAATATAGTATATCCTAGAAATATCAAGTTACTGCGTCAATCCTCTCACATACTACTTTCAGCTCTACCTCTATGTCACCAACATGTACTTAACCAGCAAACATAAGGATGTGACAGGATAGCTTAGGCGCTTAGCATAGTCATGGAGTACTGAATTCAAGATAACTTAGGTGAATTGTTTTCTGTGTTGAGGGGTGTGTTTCTGACCTGTATTGGAGTTCAGGGTTTTGAGGGGTAATGCACTTATCTCATATAGATACTACATTTAGGATCAACTCCAGAATTACATtctcctcactaaaaagaatcctCTAGAACTGTATTTGGTACAAGCTAAGTCCCACAACCTTGTCCCTACGAATTTCTTAAGAAGCATATAATGTAACGCTAAAGGCAACAGAAAATGGGGACCAAAACAGCTTTCAGCTAACTGCACTTGCAAGTTGTTATCCTTTGATCAACTATAGTAAGCGCTTGAGATAATAGACCAAGAAGACCCACGGAAAATTCTGTGTGATGTTTGACTCATTATAGAGGGAAAAGAGTCAATATGAAGGTTTATTTGCTTCAAATAAAAGCAATTGTTGCAATTGGAAATGAAAGCAACAGCATACCTCTAGATCAGTAGCATTTTCTTGAGCAAGTTCAAGGGACTGGAGGTCAATATCAATACCAGTGACATGCCTGTCATTCCACAATCGTAGTGAATAAGATTAGGGATATCTAACAACAGAATAACAACAAAAATTGTAAGATACCCAACTGGTACACAAACACGTCGGTTTATAAGTTCATGACAATAATGGACAACTATTTCAAATATTGTGCAGTATATGAGTTTGTTACATGCCATGGGAATGATAGTGCCACATAATGATTGTTACGCAACATAATTTTGACCAGCATCTAGAAATTTCGAACAAAAAAATATGTGATCAATTAAAgtataataataatagaaacagtTTTATCTTCTTAGCTCTTCAGTACGAGTGATTAAGTTATAGACAGGGCACTaagggaggtggatcagtgagcCGGTATGGTAGTATACTGTCTAGTAAGATCAAATACTGGTAAATCAGCACATAAACATCATGAAGCAATGTACTGCCTACTAGTTAAACCCTTGGTGTGCCCCAAAACATGGTACTAGTTAAACCTTTAGAGTACACCTTATTCTGCACAATCAATCAACAAATCACGGCAGAGGTAACCACTCTTCAGTTCCCCATTTAGCTACTGTTTAAAGCAGGTGTGCGAATTATGGCACCGGAATTATAAAAATGACAACGCTATTGTACTGTTAAGGAGCGGAGATCTCTGCTGATACCACCTCAGAAGAAACGACTCTGAACAAGAACTGAAGAAAACGATCACCAAAATACTAAGAGCTTGAACGAACTCACTCAGCATCCAGCAGAGCACTCGCGACGGCCAGGGTACCACAGCCGCACCCAAAATCCGCCACCACTTTACCAGCTATGTCGTCGAAGCTGTTCTCGGCCTGACGGATTCACCAACTCACCATGAGAAAGATACAACAGAGGCACACAACCAGAATCACTAGAATTTCAGCATCCAAGCACGCCCAACAGGCCTAATTAGCTATCTGTCTACCTTATGGTTCAACATGCACTGTTTCAGATAAAAGTAGCCAGGCAAGACAAATCTAAAGGTTGAGGCACAACTTGCAAGCAGCTGAAAAATCAAACACTCCCAACTTTGTACTGCAAAAGAATTAAAGTGCGAGCAACAACATGTGCAGAATCTTGTATAGCAAAGCATGGAAGTCGCCACAAGCCTACTAGCCCACTGCCGGAGTAGCTTGCCGGTTTTGGGCATGGAGCCGCGGCCGCGCGCACTCGCGGGCGTCCAATTGCAGACACAATCGCATCACAGCAAGTACCAGGATCGCATCCATGCATAAAGCAAACAAAGGCATATATCGGAATCAATCGGGGCGGGGGCGCTACCGTGTAGAGCATCCTCGACGCG
This genomic window contains:
- the LOC123155769 gene encoding rRNA N6-adenosine-methyltransferase METTL5 isoform X2 — translated: MKLKQLEGLLGGLTQFSDPKVELEQYATGPHIASRMLYTAENSFDDIAGKVVADFGCGCGTLAVASALLDAEHVTGIDIDLQSLELAQENATDLELDIDLIQCDIKNLNLKGLLVDTVVMNPPFGTKRKGADMEFLSMGLKVASQAVYSLHKTSTREYIKKAALRNCNAVSAEVLCEVPQAKGARYCSRSVALRPTSSRRKGKLAA
- the LOC123155769 gene encoding rRNA N6-adenosine-methyltransferase METTL5 isoform X1, producing the protein MKLKQLEGLLGGLTQFSDPKVELEQYATGPHIASRMLYTAENSFDDIAGKVVADFGCGCGTLAVASALLDAEHVTGIDIDLQSLELAQENATDLELDIDLIQCDIKNLNLKGLLVDTVVMNPPFGTKRKGADMEFLSMGLKVASQAVYSLHKTSTREYIKKAALRNCNAVSAEVLCELRYDLPRTYRFHKQKELDIAVDLWRFVPQARDERAS